A window from Sinanaerobacter sp. ZZT-01 encodes these proteins:
- a CDS encoding ADP-ribosyltransferase — protein sequence MKYKEFLTIEEASDWGEKIYKEWSSHYLNNTDIMGLLGRKTTSHMTAPIQYYLGYVHRNVNAYLRGTEQKKSLKISALIDFLIYLLLDAPRIPEDIIVYRIVPDYFISKMISDFNNGIPTCEEGFLSTSLVKNALLSSSEWKFKASHILRIRVPRNTVGIYATLIESRIDEQEMMLFPGGFIRPIGDPSTPTIFLHNLKRIFLYECELFYLDTLELI from the coding sequence ATGAAGTATAAAGAATTTTTAACAATAGAAGAAGCTTCTGATTGGGGCGAAAAAATTTATAAAGAATGGTCTAGTCATTATTTAAACAATACAGATATAATGGGCCTATTAGGTAGAAAAACTACATCTCATATGACAGCGCCTATTCAGTATTATTTAGGATATGTTCATAGAAATGTGAATGCTTATCTAAGAGGGACTGAACAAAAAAAATCTCTAAAAATTTCTGCACTAATAGACTTTTTAATTTATTTACTTCTTGATGCACCACGTATTCCTGAAGATATAATTGTGTATCGAATCGTTCCAGATTATTTTATTAGCAAGATGATATCTGATTTCAATAATGGGATTCCTACCTGCGAGGAAGGGTTTTTAAGTACGTCTTTAGTAAAAAATGCACTGCTTTCTAGTTCTGAATGGAAATTTAAAGCTTCACATATACTTCGAATTAGAGTTCCTCGAAATACAGTTGGTATCTATGCTACTTTGATAGAAAGCAGAATAGATGAACAAGAAATGATGCTTTTTCCGGGTGGATTTATTCGTCCTATCGGAGATCCCAGCACACCAACGATATTTTTACATAATTTAAAAAGAATATTTTTATATGAATGTGAGCTTTTTTATTTAGATACATTAGAATTAATATAA